From a region of the Corallococcus coralloides DSM 2259 genome:
- a CDS encoding DUF3108 domain-containing protein translates to MKPMRTLVAACLAFSALGAIPGQAQEAPPRPLTLQRPPIFPAPADSAAPEKPAANAENTGDASAAPAPNEPVVAVKPCEQGLPVLRSPLAFKPGELLEFDMDAMGAKAGKLTMRVQRPANGSLPVLVEAQTNTLFSKVRRVRGSATSYLNPKTLRPSRYTEEAVENEQRRKVNVDFGAQDKSVKVDYQIGDRPKGHFNYAFDKDGLDVAGAIYLIRQLPLKKDLPVCFDVYGIRRMWRMTATVVDREHVSLPLGEFDAWHLAGTAVRLDRPSQTRDVHVWITDDDRRLPLAAVGAIDLGAVRLTLSGVKRPGEKPMEAQGKEDLKW, encoded by the coding sequence ATGAAACCCATGCGCACCCTCGTCGCGGCCTGCCTCGCCTTCAGCGCCCTTGGCGCCATCCCGGGTCAGGCCCAGGAGGCCCCGCCCCGTCCATTGACCCTCCAGCGTCCGCCCATCTTCCCGGCGCCAGCGGACTCCGCCGCCCCGGAGAAGCCGGCGGCGAACGCGGAGAACACCGGAGATGCCTCCGCCGCCCCGGCGCCCAACGAGCCCGTGGTCGCGGTGAAGCCGTGTGAGCAGGGCCTGCCCGTGCTGCGCTCGCCGCTGGCCTTCAAGCCGGGGGAGCTGCTCGAGTTCGACATGGACGCCATGGGCGCGAAGGCGGGCAAGCTCACCATGCGCGTGCAGCGCCCCGCCAACGGCTCGCTGCCGGTGCTGGTGGAGGCGCAGACGAACACGCTGTTCTCCAAGGTGCGCCGGGTGCGCGGCAGCGCGACCAGCTACCTGAACCCCAAGACGCTGCGCCCCTCGCGCTACACCGAGGAGGCCGTGGAGAACGAGCAGCGCCGCAAGGTGAACGTGGACTTCGGCGCGCAGGACAAGAGCGTCAAGGTGGACTACCAGATTGGAGACCGCCCCAAGGGCCACTTCAACTACGCCTTCGACAAGGACGGCCTGGACGTCGCGGGCGCCATCTACCTCATCCGCCAGCTGCCCCTGAAGAAGGACCTGCCGGTGTGCTTCGACGTGTACGGCATCCGCCGCATGTGGCGCATGACGGCCACCGTGGTGGATCGCGAGCACGTGTCGCTGCCCCTGGGCGAGTTCGACGCCTGGCACCTGGCCGGCACCGCCGTGCGCCTGGACCGGCCGTCGCAGACGCGCGACGTGCACGTGTGGATCACCGACGACGACCGCCGTCTCCCGCTGGCCGCCGTGGGCGCCATCGACCTGGGCGCGGTGCGGCTGACGCTGTCCGGCGTGAAGCGCCCCGGAGAAAAGCCCATGGAGGCGCAGGGCAAGGAAGATCTCAAGTGGTGA